The following proteins come from a genomic window of Citrobacter europaeus:
- the rnhA gene encoding ribonuclease HI: MLKQVEIFTDGSCLGNPGPGGYGAILRYRGREKTFSEGYNLTTNNRMELMAAIVALEALKEQCEVILSTDSQYVRQGITQWIHNWKKRGWKTADKKPVKNVDLWKRLDAALGPHQIKWEWVKGHAGHPENERCDELARAAAMRPSQDDIGYQAEA; the protein is encoded by the coding sequence ATGCTTAAACAGGTAGAAATTTTCACCGATGGTTCTTGCCTGGGAAATCCAGGGCCAGGTGGTTATGGGGCGATTTTACGTTATCGCGGGCGCGAAAAAACCTTTAGCGAAGGCTACAACCTCACCACCAATAATCGCATGGAGCTGATGGCGGCAATCGTTGCGCTGGAAGCGCTGAAAGAACAGTGTGAAGTGATACTCAGCACGGACAGCCAGTATGTGCGCCAGGGCATAACGCAGTGGATCCACAACTGGAAGAAGCGCGGCTGGAAAACAGCAGATAAAAAACCGGTGAAGAACGTCGATCTGTGGAAACGTCTTGATGCCGCATTGGGGCCGCATCAAATCAAATGGGAATGGGTTAAAGGCCATGCGGGCCATCCGGAAAACGAACGCTGCGATGAGCTTGCGCGCGCCGCAGCCATGCGTCCCTCTCAGGATGATATTGGATATCAGGCTGAGGCTTAA
- a CDS encoding LysR family transcriptional regulator codes for MKATSEELAIFVAVVESGSFSRAAEQLGQANSAVSRAVKKLEMKLGVSLLNRTTRQLSLTEEGERYFRRVQQILQEMAAAETEIMESRNTPRGLLRIDAATPVMLHFLMPLIKPFRERYPEMTLSLVSSETFINLIERKVDVAIRAGTLTDSSLRARPLFTSYRKIIASPDYIARFGKPETVEQLKQHLCLGFSEPVSLNTWPIACSDGQLHEVECGISSNSGETLKQLCLSGNGIACLSDYMIDKEIAQGELVELLADKRLPVEMPFSAVYYSDRAVSTRIRAFIDFLSEYIRTAPEGAVKEG; via the coding sequence ATGAAGGCAACCTCAGAAGAACTTGCGATTTTTGTGGCCGTTGTGGAAAGCGGCAGCTTCAGTCGGGCGGCAGAACAGCTCGGTCAGGCTAATTCCGCGGTCAGTCGGGCGGTAAAAAAGCTGGAGATGAAGCTGGGCGTAAGTCTGCTTAATCGCACGACCCGACAACTGAGCCTCACTGAAGAAGGAGAGCGTTACTTCAGGCGTGTGCAGCAGATACTGCAAGAGATGGCAGCAGCAGAAACAGAAATCATGGAGTCACGCAATACCCCGCGCGGTCTGCTGCGTATTGATGCGGCAACGCCGGTAATGCTGCATTTCCTGATGCCGTTGATCAAACCGTTCCGTGAGCGGTATCCCGAGATGACATTGTCTCTTGTCTCCTCAGAAACGTTCATCAATCTTATTGAACGAAAAGTGGATGTCGCGATACGAGCAGGTACGCTGACTGACTCGAGTCTGCGTGCACGTCCTTTATTTACCAGCTATCGTAAGATTATCGCTTCACCGGACTATATTGCCCGTTTTGGCAAGCCAGAGACCGTCGAACAGTTAAAACAGCATCTGTGTCTGGGATTTTCCGAACCCGTTTCACTCAATACCTGGCCGATTGCCTGTAGTGACGGACAGCTCCATGAGGTCGAGTGTGGGATTTCTTCCAACAGTGGGGAAACGTTAAAACAGCTTTGTCTGAGTGGTAACGGTATCGCATGTCTTTCAGATTATATGATTGATAAAGAGATCGCGCAGGGAGAACTGGTGGAACTGCTGGCGGATAAGCGTCTGCCAGTAGAAATGCCTTTCAGCGCCGTTTACTACAGCGATCGTGCGGTCAGTACACGTATTCGGGCATTTATAGATTTTTTAAGTGAATATATAAGAACAGCTCCCGAAGGAGCTGTGAAAGAGGGTTAA
- the dkgB gene encoding 2,5-didehydrogluconate reductase DkgB, translating to MTIPAFGLGTFRLKDDVVIASVKTALELGYRAVDTAQIYDNEAAVGQAIAESGVPRNELYITTKIWIENLSQDKLIPSLKESLKKLRTDYVDLTLIHWPSPGDAVSVEEFMQALLEAKHQGLTREIGISNFTIPLMEKAIATVGVDNIATNQIELSPYLQSRNVVDWAKAHGIHITSYMTLAYGKALKDEVIARIAAKHNATPAQVILAWAMDEGYSVIPSSTRRENLASNLLAQDLHLDAEDKKAIAALDCNDRLVSPEGLAPAWD from the coding sequence ATGACTATCCCTGCATTCGGTTTAGGTACTTTCCGCCTGAAAGACGACGTAGTTATCGCTTCCGTTAAAACGGCGCTAGAGCTGGGCTACCGTGCTGTCGACACTGCGCAAATCTATGATAATGAAGCGGCTGTTGGTCAGGCGATTGCTGAAAGCGGCGTACCGCGTAACGAGCTGTATATCACCACCAAGATCTGGATTGAAAATCTTAGCCAAGACAAATTGATCCCAAGCCTGAAAGAAAGCCTGAAGAAACTGCGTACAGATTATGTCGATCTGACGCTGATCCACTGGCCATCTCCGGGCGATGCGGTATCTGTTGAGGAGTTCATGCAGGCGCTGCTTGAAGCCAAACACCAGGGGTTGACTCGTGAAATTGGTATCTCAAACTTCACCATTCCGTTGATGGAAAAAGCCATTGCCACAGTAGGCGTAGACAATATCGCGACCAACCAGATTGAGCTGTCTCCGTATCTGCAGAGCCGTAATGTGGTCGACTGGGCGAAGGCGCACGGTATCCACATCACCTCTTACATGACGCTGGCTTACGGTAAAGCACTGAAAGATGAAGTGATTGCGCGCATTGCCGCTAAGCATAACGCAACCCCGGCGCAGGTTATTCTGGCATGGGCAATGGATGAAGGTTACTCCGTTATCCCTTCATCTACCAGGCGTGAAAATCTGGCAAGCAACCTGCTGGCGCAGGATTTGCATCTGGATGCCGAAGATAAAAAAGCGATCGCGGCACTGGATTGCAACGATCGCCTGGTTAGCCCGGAAGGCCTCGCTCCTGCCTGGGATTAA
- a CDS encoding class I SAM-dependent methyltransferase: MTTRSHHDNVEKQFGSQANAYLTSAVHASGRDLQRLGERLSAFPRAHVLDMGCGAGHASFVAAQHVKQVVAYDLSSQMLEVVAEAAKGRGLDNIATRQGYAESLPFEDNEFDVVISRYSAHHWHDVGRALREVNRILKPGGVLIVMDVMSPGHPVRDIWLQTVEALRDTSHVRNYSSGEWLSLINDANLIADTVLTDRLALEYSSWVARMRTPAALSDAIRVYQQSASAQVKAYFALQEDGSFTSDTIMVEAHKAG; encoded by the coding sequence ATGACAACACGCTCTCACCATGACAATGTCGAAAAACAGTTTGGCTCTCAGGCGAATGCCTACTTAACCAGTGCGGTGCACGCCTCTGGCCGTGACTTGCAACGTCTGGGGGAAAGGTTGTCGGCATTTCCGCGAGCCCACGTTTTGGATATGGGATGCGGAGCGGGGCATGCCAGCTTTGTGGCCGCGCAACACGTAAAGCAGGTAGTGGCGTATGATTTATCCTCGCAAATGCTTGAGGTGGTCGCTGAGGCGGCAAAAGGCAGAGGTCTGGATAATATCGCCACGCGGCAGGGATATGCCGAAAGTCTGCCATTTGAAGATAACGAATTTGACGTGGTGATTAGCCGTTATTCTGCGCATCACTGGCATGATGTCGGTCGCGCCCTGCGGGAAGTGAACCGCATTCTGAAGCCCGGCGGTGTGCTGATTGTGATGGATGTGATGTCGCCGGGCCATCCTGTGCGTGATATCTGGTTGCAAACTGTAGAAGCGTTACGCGATACCTCACACGTACGCAACTATTCCAGCGGAGAGTGGCTGTCGTTAATCAACGACGCTAATCTGATTGCCGATACAGTGTTAACCGATCGTCTGGCACTGGAGTACAGTTCGTGGGTGGCGCGGATGCGCACGCCTGCAGCGTTGAGCGACGCGATTCGCGTATATCAACAAAGTGCTTCTGCACAAGTGAAAGCCTACTTTGCGTTACAGGAGGATGGCTCATTTACCAGCGACACGATAATGGTTGAGGCACATAAAGCGGGATAA
- a CDS encoding class I SAM-dependent methyltransferase, which translates to MKPARIPQTVVAPVSWGDLPWGEHYRQALEHQLNPWFAKMYGFHLLKIGNLSAEIDSEACAVSHQVNVSLQGSPIQVTADPLHLPFADKSVDVCLLAHTLPWCSDPHRLLREADRVLIDDGWLILSGFNPLSLMGLRKLVPILRKTSPYNSRMFTLMRQLDWLSLLNFEVLHYSRFHVLPWNKKGGKMLSAHIPALGCLQLVVARKRTIPLTLNPMKQNKSKAPIRQAVGATRQYRKPDA; encoded by the coding sequence ATGAAACCGGCAAGGATCCCTCAAACTGTCGTAGCGCCCGTTAGCTGGGGTGATTTACCCTGGGGCGAACACTATCGTCAGGCGCTGGAGCATCAGCTTAACCCGTGGTTTGCAAAAATGTACGGATTTCATCTGCTTAAGATTGGTAATTTAAGCGCAGAAATCGATTCTGAAGCGTGCGCGGTTTCTCATCAGGTAAATGTTTCTTTGCAAGGCTCTCCCATACAGGTAACGGCCGATCCTTTACATCTTCCCTTTGCCGATAAGTCCGTAGATGTCTGTTTGTTAGCGCATACGCTACCGTGGTGTTCCGATCCGCATCGCCTACTGCGTGAAGCCGATCGCGTGCTGATTGATGACGGTTGGTTGATTTTGAGCGGCTTTAACCCGTTAAGCCTGATGGGATTGCGTAAACTGGTACCCATATTGCGCAAGACATCACCCTATAACAGCCGGATGTTTACCCTCATGCGCCAGTTGGACTGGCTCTCATTGCTGAACTTTGAAGTGCTGCATTACAGCCGTTTTCATGTCCTGCCCTGGAACAAGAAGGGGGGGAAAATGTTAAGCGCCCATATTCCTGCACTGGGCTGTTTGCAACTGGTGGTTGCGCGTAAGCGAACCATTCCGCTTACGCTCAATCCGATGAAACAAAATAAAAGCAAAGCGCCTATCCGCCAGGCCGTTGGCGCTACCCGGCAATACCGTAAACCGGACGCTTAA
- a CDS encoding winged helix-turn-helix domain-containing protein: MATLNNAATQLLLYLLQNGKEISSRDEILLNVFQHNGARATDANLNQHISFLRKAITSTGHPAELIVTIPRMGFRMGDANINIQLLEEAQAPTRIAHVASTPSKKKRNRWPVAITALITGIAVVATAWLTWIPNEIAMTDAAILRTIDYEQCRVHILGNALTDTITEKKALDIFKSVGINPDCSHPKDLYLNTWASNHNLVEWSFAAECGLNLGYYHCISQYRHHEE, from the coding sequence ATGGCCACATTGAACAATGCGGCAACACAATTACTGCTCTATCTGTTGCAAAATGGTAAAGAGATATCCTCACGCGATGAAATTCTGCTGAATGTTTTCCAGCATAATGGCGCCAGAGCGACGGATGCGAATCTCAACCAGCACATTTCATTTCTGCGCAAAGCAATAACGTCTACGGGCCATCCTGCAGAACTCATCGTCACCATTCCGCGTATGGGATTTCGGATGGGCGACGCCAATATCAATATTCAGCTACTGGAAGAAGCACAAGCGCCTACCAGAATTGCCCATGTTGCATCGACGCCCAGCAAAAAGAAACGAAACCGGTGGCCTGTCGCGATAACAGCGTTAATTACCGGCATCGCCGTAGTAGCGACAGCGTGGTTAACATGGATACCCAATGAAATTGCCATGACGGACGCGGCGATCCTGCGAACAATTGACTACGAGCAATGCCGTGTACATATATTAGGAAACGCTCTCACTGACACCATAACCGAAAAAAAAGCGCTGGATATTTTCAAGTCCGTAGGTATCAACCCCGACTGTTCGCACCCAAAAGATCTGTACCTTAATACCTGGGCGAGCAACCATAATCTGGTTGAGTGGTCGTTTGCCGCTGAATGCGGGCTAAACCTCGGCTATTACCATTGCATCAGCCAGTATCGCCACCATGAGGAATGA
- a CDS encoding type 1 fimbrial protein has protein sequence MKMKNVAVACALMAGMTFTASSAFAAKNVEPTNGKIHFTGSLVNSACGLAPESSPVQVNFGEIPTSQLKDNQRAGVKHAKIVLQGCDTTVAKTATVTYTPATIDSDNNALAAFTSGTAKGAGIGMVDSGNQDVEWGKAASQVNITDGETDIDFVAYLQANNASAAVTPGDFESTVNFQIDYQ, from the coding sequence ATGAAAATGAAAAACGTGGCTGTGGCCTGTGCGCTGATGGCGGGAATGACTTTTACTGCATCTTCTGCTTTCGCTGCAAAAAATGTTGAACCGACTAACGGTAAAATTCACTTCACTGGTTCTCTGGTTAATTCCGCGTGCGGTCTGGCCCCAGAATCCAGCCCGGTGCAGGTAAATTTTGGCGAAATCCCAACTTCTCAGTTAAAAGACAACCAACGTGCTGGCGTTAAGCATGCCAAAATCGTTCTGCAGGGCTGTGATACGACCGTTGCAAAAACGGCTACCGTGACCTATACCCCGGCAACAATTGATTCCGATAACAACGCGCTGGCTGCGTTCACCTCGGGTACTGCAAAGGGCGCGGGCATTGGTATGGTTGACAGTGGCAACCAGGACGTGGAATGGGGCAAAGCGGCCTCTCAGGTCAACATTACCGATGGCGAAACCGACATTGATTTCGTCGCTTACCTGCAGGCAAACAACGCATCTGCAGCGGTAACGCCGGGTGATTTCGAATCCACCGTTAATTTCCAGATCGACTACCAGTAA
- the mltD gene encoding murein transglycosylase D — translation MKAKAILLASVLLVGCQNTGNVQQHAQSLSAAGQGEAGKFTSQARWMDDGTSIAADQDLWAFIGDELKMGIPENNRIREQKQKYLRNKSYLHDVTLRAEPYMYWIAGQVKKRNMPMELVLLPIVESAFDPHATSGANAAGIWQIIPSTGRNYGLKQTRNYDARRDVVASTTAALDMMQRLNKMFDGDWLLTVAAYNSGEGRVMKAIKTNKARGKPTDFWSLPLPQETKLYVPKMLALSDILKNSKRYGVRLPTTDESRALARVRLSSPVEMAQVADMAGISVSKLKTFNAGVKGSTLGASGPQYVMVPKKHAEKLRESLASGEIAAVQSTLVADNTPLNSRSYKVRSGDTLSGVASRLGVSTNDLKQWNNLRGSSLKVGQNLTVGAGTSAQRLANNSDSITYRVRKGDSLSSIAKRHGVNIKDVMRWNSDTNNLQPGDQLTLFVKNNDMPDS, via the coding sequence ATGAAGGCAAAAGCGATATTACTCGCCTCTGTCCTGCTTGTTGGGTGCCAGAATACTGGTAACGTCCAACAACACGCACAGAGCCTTTCTGCAGCTGGTCAAGGGGAAGCAGGAAAGTTTACAAGTCAGGCGCGATGGATGGACGACGGAACATCTATCGCTGCTGATCAAGATTTGTGGGCTTTCATTGGTGACGAGCTAAAGATGGGAATTCCGGAAAACAACCGGATTCGCGAACAGAAACAGAAGTATTTACGCAATAAGAGCTATCTCCACGATGTAACTTTACGGGCAGAGCCGTATATGTACTGGATAGCCGGGCAGGTTAAGAAACGTAACATGCCAATGGAACTGGTACTACTACCCATAGTGGAGAGCGCTTTTGATCCTCACGCAACGTCTGGCGCCAATGCCGCAGGTATTTGGCAGATCATTCCGAGCACGGGGCGCAATTATGGTTTAAAACAGACCCGCAATTATGATGCACGTCGCGACGTTGTGGCTTCCACCACCGCCGCACTGGACATGATGCAGCGTCTGAACAAGATGTTTGATGGCGACTGGCTGCTGACCGTTGCTGCTTATAATAGCGGTGAAGGTCGTGTCATGAAGGCAATTAAAACGAACAAAGCCCGTGGAAAACCCACTGACTTCTGGTCGTTGCCATTGCCTCAGGAAACGAAGCTATACGTGCCCAAAATGCTGGCATTGAGCGATATACTCAAAAACAGCAAACGCTATGGCGTGCGTCTGCCAACAACAGACGAAAGCCGCGCGTTGGCGCGTGTTCGCCTGAGTAGCCCGGTTGAAATGGCTCAGGTTGCGGATATGGCGGGGATTTCCGTCAGCAAGCTGAAGACCTTTAATGCCGGCGTGAAAGGCTCCACGTTGGGTGCCAGCGGCCCGCAATATGTGATGGTGCCAAAGAAGCATGCAGAGAAGCTGCGTGAGTCTCTGGCTTCAGGCGAAATTGCAGCCGTGCAGTCAACGCTGGTTGCGGATAACACGCCGCTGAACAGCCGTAGCTACAAAGTTCGCTCTGGCGATACGCTTTCTGGCGTCGCTTCACGTCTTGGCGTGAGCACCAATGACCTTAAGCAGTGGAATAATCTGCGCGGGTCGTCGCTGAAAGTGGGCCAGAATCTGACCGTGGGCGCAGGTACCAGCGCACAGCGTCTGGCGAACAACAGCGATAGCATCACCTATCGTGTGCGTAAAGGCGACTCGCTCTCGAGCATTGCCAAACGCCACGGGGTTAACATCAAGGATGTGATGCGCTGGAATAGTGATACGAATAATCTACAGCCTGGCGATCAGCTAACGTTGTTTGTGAAAAACAACGACATGCCGGACTCCTGA
- a CDS encoding MFS transporter — protein sequence MPLALFALTISAFAIGTTEFVIVGLVPTIAQQLAISLPSAGMLVSIYALGVAIGAPVLTALTGSLPRKQLLVALMVLFTAGNLLAWQAPGYMTLIVARLLTGLAHGVFFSIGSTIATSLVPKEKAASAIAIMFGGLTVALVTGVPLGTFIGQHFGWRETFLAVSMLGVIALISSQLLIPANIPGRAAASIRDQVKVLTHPRLLLIYAVTALGYGGVFTAFTFLAPMMQDLAGFSPAAVSWILLGYGVSVAIGNIWGGKLADKHGAVPALKFIFAALFVLLMVFQVTASTQYAALATILVMGIFAFGNVPGLQVYVVQKAEQFTPNAVDVASGLNIAAFNIGIALGSVIGGQTVEHYGLAQTPWIGALIVLVAFLLMGLSGRLDKPTRVALG from the coding sequence ATGCCTCTCGCTTTATTTGCACTAACAATAAGTGCCTTCGCTATAGGCACGACTGAGTTTGTGATTGTTGGCCTGGTGCCGACCATCGCTCAACAACTGGCGATCTCGTTACCTTCCGCCGGGATGCTGGTTTCAATCTATGCGCTGGGTGTGGCGATTGGTGCACCGGTACTGACCGCTCTGACTGGCAGCCTGCCACGTAAACAGTTGCTGGTTGCGCTGATGGTTCTGTTTACGGCGGGGAATTTGCTGGCATGGCAGGCACCCGGGTATATGACACTCATTGTCGCTCGTCTGCTGACTGGGCTGGCACACGGCGTATTCTTCTCGATTGGCTCTACTATCGCGACAAGTCTGGTGCCAAAAGAGAAAGCGGCTTCCGCCATCGCCATTATGTTCGGCGGCTTAACGGTGGCGCTGGTAACCGGTGTACCGCTGGGTACGTTTATCGGTCAGCACTTTGGCTGGCGTGAGACTTTCCTGGCAGTATCAATGTTAGGCGTGATTGCGCTGATTAGTAGCCAGCTACTGATCCCGGCTAACATTCCCGGTCGGGCTGCCGCCAGCATTCGCGACCAGGTGAAGGTGCTGACTCATCCTCGTCTGTTGCTGATTTACGCCGTTACGGCGCTGGGCTACGGCGGCGTGTTTACTGCATTTACCTTTCTGGCACCGATGATGCAGGATCTGGCCGGATTCTCCCCGGCAGCAGTAAGCTGGATCTTACTGGGTTACGGTGTATCAGTCGCTATCGGCAATATCTGGGGCGGTAAGCTGGCGGATAAGCATGGTGCGGTTCCGGCGTTGAAATTCATTTTCGCCGCGCTGTTTGTTCTGCTGATGGTCTTCCAGGTGACAGCCTCCACACAGTACGCCGCGCTGGCTACCATTCTGGTTATGGGGATCTTTGCCTTTGGTAACGTACCGGGACTACAGGTCTACGTGGTACAGAAAGCGGAACAATTTACGCCTAATGCTGTTGATGTGGCCTCAGGGCTGAACATTGCGGCGTTTAACATCGGTATTGCACTGGGTTCAGTGATTGGCGGACAAACGGTCGAGCATTATGGTTTGGCGCAGACACCGTGGATTGGTGCACTCATTGTTCTGGTGGCTTTCCTGCTGATGGGGCTCAGTGGTCGTCTTGATAAGCCCACGCGCGTTGCTCTGGGGTAA
- a CDS encoding type 1 fimbrial protein, whose product MPGWRILLLFIFISPAWVLADTHRLVSTPGKMRMRGNIIEAACYVDPRDRSLLVEFDDLSARDISGKPEKVSAHDFSIHLLGCSLGDSQHPGNLFQRANITFSGAADNDNPDYLSVQSETENLAIEIYDGKGQQIHLGKPSPDYLLNPGKNTLNFTAYLISRDGRMTSGEFTAVTHFVVNYL is encoded by the coding sequence ATGCCTGGATGGCGTATTTTACTGCTTTTTATCTTCATATCGCCTGCATGGGTTTTGGCTGACACCCATCGTCTTGTCAGTACGCCCGGCAAAATGCGCATGCGGGGAAATATTATTGAGGCTGCCTGTTATGTCGATCCACGCGACCGGTCGCTACTGGTTGAATTTGATGACCTCTCTGCCAGAGATATTTCCGGAAAACCTGAAAAAGTATCTGCGCATGATTTCAGCATTCATTTGCTGGGATGTTCATTAGGGGATTCTCAACACCCCGGGAATCTGTTCCAGCGCGCCAATATTACCTTTTCCGGCGCAGCGGATAATGACAATCCTGATTATCTGAGCGTGCAATCGGAAACTGAAAATTTAGCAATAGAAATATATGACGGCAAAGGACAGCAAATTCATCTGGGCAAGCCATCACCGGACTATCTGCTTAACCCAGGAAAAAACACGCTCAACTTTACGGCTTATTTGATCTCGCGCGACGGAAGAATGACATCCGGCGAATTTACTGCGGTCACGCATTTTGTTGTGAATTATCTCTGA
- a CDS encoding endonuclease/exonuclease/phosphatase family protein yields MRKNTYAMRYVAGQPAERILPPGSFAHIGQALPAGVPLSSEDRIRVLVWNIFKQQRAEWQSVLKNFGKDAHLVLLQEAQTTPELVQFATANYLAADQVPAFVLPQHPSGVMTLSAAHPVYCCPLREREPILRLAKSALVTVYPLPDSRLLMVVNIHAVNFSLGVDVYSKQLLPIGDQIAHHSGPVIMAGDFNAWSRRRMNALYRFAREMSLRQVRFTDDQRRRAFGRPLDFVFYRGLNVSEASVLVTRASDHNPLLVEFSPGKPEQ; encoded by the coding sequence GTGCGAAAAAACACCTATGCCATGCGTTATGTTGCCGGACAACCCGCCGAGCGGATTTTACCGCCGGGGTCGTTTGCGCATATTGGCCAGGCATTACCTGCAGGCGTACCGTTAAGCAGTGAAGATCGCATTCGCGTGCTGGTATGGAATATTTTTAAACAGCAGCGCGCAGAATGGCAGTCGGTGCTGAAGAATTTTGGCAAAGACGCGCATCTGGTGTTATTGCAGGAAGCACAAACCACGCCTGAACTGGTGCAGTTTGCGACCGCTAACTATCTTGCTGCCGACCAGGTTCCCGCCTTTGTGTTGCCTCAGCATCCCTCTGGCGTCATGACGCTCTCTGCTGCCCATCCTGTTTACTGTTGTCCATTGCGCGAGCGTGAGCCTATTTTACGGCTGGCGAAATCGGCTCTGGTAACGGTGTATCCGCTGCCTGACTCTCGGTTATTAATGGTGGTGAATATCCACGCGGTTAACTTTAGCCTTGGCGTTGATGTTTATAGTAAGCAGTTACTTCCCATTGGCGATCAGATTGCTCATCACAGCGGTCCGGTGATCATGGCCGGTGATTTTAATGCCTGGAGCCGCCGACGGATGAATGCGCTGTACCGCTTTGCGCGTGAAATGTCGCTGCGCCAGGTGCGCTTTACCGACGATCAGCGCCGCCGCGCGTTTGGTCGTCCTCTCGACTTTGTGTTCTATCGCGGTCTGAACGTGAGTGAAGCCTCTGTGCTGGTCACCCGCGCCTCCGACCACAACCCGCTACTCGTTGAATTCAGTCCCGGCAAACCTGAACAATAA
- the gloB gene encoding hydroxyacylglutathione hydrolase, producing the protein MNLNSIPAFQDNYIWVLSNNDKHCLIVDPGEAAPVLKAIAEHNWVPEAILLTHHHQDHVGGVKELLQHFPHIVVYGPAETQDKGTTHIVEDGDIALVLGHEFTVIATPGHTLGHICYFSQPYLFCGDTLFSGGCGRLFEGTPSQMYQSLKKLNSLPDDTLICCAHEYTLANMKFALSILPHDSFINEYYRKVNELRVKKQMTLPVILKNERRINLFLRTEDVDLIDEINKETILQQPEERFAWLRSKKDTF; encoded by the coding sequence ATGAATCTTAACAGTATTCCTGCATTTCAGGACAATTACATCTGGGTCCTGTCGAATAATGACAAACATTGTCTGATTGTGGACCCGGGTGAAGCAGCTCCCGTGCTGAAAGCCATTGCAGAACATAACTGGGTTCCCGAAGCCATTCTGCTGACCCACCATCATCAGGATCACGTGGGCGGCGTAAAAGAGCTACTGCAACATTTCCCACACATAGTGGTATACGGACCGGCTGAAACGCAAGATAAGGGAACGACGCATATAGTCGAAGATGGCGATATTGCACTCGTTTTGGGGCATGAATTTACGGTAATTGCCACTCCGGGTCACACTTTAGGACATATCTGTTACTTTAGTCAGCCTTATCTATTTTGTGGCGACACGCTCTTTTCTGGAGGCTGCGGCCGGCTTTTTGAAGGCACACCATCCCAAATGTATCAATCACTTAAAAAACTAAACTCACTTCCTGACGACACATTGATTTGTTGCGCACATGAATACACATTAGCAAATATGAAGTTTGCTTTAAGCATTCTGCCGCACGATTCGTTCATAAATGAATATTATCGTAAAGTTAATGAGTTACGCGTAAAAAAACAAATGACACTACCCGTAATTCTGAAAAATGAGCGACGAATTAATCTTTTTTTGAGAACAGAAGATGTTGATTTAATTGATGAAATCAACAAAGAAACAATATTGCAACAACCTGAAGAGCGTTTTGCCTGGTTAAGGTCAAAGAAAGATACGTTCTGA
- the dnaQ gene encoding DNA polymerase III subunit epsilon, whose translation MSTGITRQIVLDTETTGMNQIGAHYEGHKIIEIGAVEVVNRRLTGNNFHVYLKPDRLVDPEAFGVHGIADEFLLDKPTFADVADEFLDYMRGAELVIHNASFDIGFMDYEFAKLRRDIPKTNEFCKITDSLALARKMFPGKRNSLDALCSRYEIDNSKRTLHGALLDAQILADVYLMMTGGQTTMAFSMEGDSQQQNDTGIQRIVRQSSKLRVVFATDEELAAHESRLDLVQKKGGSCLWRA comes from the coding sequence ATGAGCACTGGAATTACACGACAGATCGTCCTCGATACCGAAACCACCGGTATGAACCAGATTGGCGCCCACTACGAAGGCCACAAGATCATTGAGATCGGTGCGGTTGAAGTGGTCAACCGCCGCCTGACCGGAAATAACTTCCACGTTTATCTGAAGCCGGATCGGCTGGTGGATCCGGAAGCGTTTGGCGTACACGGAATCGCAGACGAATTCCTGCTTGATAAACCTACGTTTGCCGATGTAGCCGATGAGTTTCTCGACTACATGCGCGGCGCGGAACTGGTCATCCATAACGCATCGTTCGATATCGGCTTTATGGATTACGAATTCGCTAAGCTCAGGCGGGATATTCCGAAGACGAACGAATTCTGCAAAATAACCGATAGCCTGGCGCTGGCGAGGAAAATGTTTCCTGGCAAGCGAAACAGCCTTGATGCGTTGTGCTCGCGCTATGAGATAGACAACAGTAAACGAACCCTGCACGGCGCATTGCTCGATGCCCAGATTCTGGCCGACGTTTATCTGATGATGACCGGTGGGCAGACCACGATGGCGTTTTCAATGGAAGGTGATAGCCAGCAGCAGAATGACACGGGGATCCAGCGCATTGTCAGACAGTCCAGCAAACTACGCGTTGTTTTTGCCACTGATGAAGAGTTAGCGGCCCATGAGTCACGTCTTGACCTGGTGCAGAAGAAAGGCGGAAGTTGCCTCTGGCGGGCATAG